ATGACCTGAATAGGAAACCTTTCTTTTTGGTCATCAATCAACTCGGTCAGTTCATTATCCGTTACTTTCTTGCGAATATGGCCATAGCCTTTTTTAAGATTTCAATTTCCTGCTTCATTTTTAGATTCTCTTTTTGGATCGCTGCAATGTCGTGTGGAGTGAGCTGGTTCTCCTCTCCAGCTACTGGAGTGAAGGCTTTAATCCATTTATAAATTGTGACTTCAGATACGCCATATTCGCTACTTAAAGAACTCACCGATTGACCTGAATGATAAAGT
Above is a genomic segment from Bacillus spongiae containing:
- a CDS encoding transposase; translation: MGSKNSRNYSEDFKKMVVELYHSGQSVSSLSSEYGVSEVTIYKWIKAFTPVAGEENQLTPHDIAAIQKENLKMKQEIEILKKAMAIFARK